In Spirochaetales bacterium, the following are encoded in one genomic region:
- a CDS encoding ABC transporter permease, whose amino-acid sequence MKLRVIAFRNILRNKRRSVLSGVAIAIVAMMITVLLSLYTGIGKDMKDNVFSYFTGHIRIRHNKYNENEELIPLQFGIDNYTAVMAGTENIDTVKAVAPRIQFGTALYGSPRLYINDIMDWDTFLSLLKSGDDPVFSFLREKYIYVRERLASLGTEIPGLAGVDAESDKIVLGDVLFGLNEALERYVVYNPERDAGITLSEETRRFTGRSVAFEERILFNRYFLEDAFPDLIMKNLREGKMIIGMGVGMDFERDRAFIDLGKRLQTGGLPPVGKEAKEMVLTAGLAEKLNATVGDRITMSTKTKYQGMNGITLIVTGIVKLPIAMFNARGFYLPIDTAQELLKMGNSVTDILVLLKSEGDIKKTVPLVNNVIGEAHLTDVEARPWTTIDMYPDYITLIDYIGYIMGMFFFLLGSTVIITTTMMVIYERMREIGTVAAMGMTGGQIVKLFFLESFYIGAIASFAGVLLGSVVAIVLGIVGLDWTKAFETMDFAMSGLLKPAWDIGLASIVFVYSTAVASIASFFPSWKAAKIQPVEALRAV is encoded by the coding sequence ATGAAGTTACGCGTCATAGCATTCAGAAATATATTACGAAACAAACGAAGGAGCGTTCTTTCGGGCGTGGCGATTGCGATCGTCGCCATGATGATCACGGTATTGCTGAGTCTGTACACCGGCATAGGAAAAGACATGAAAGACAATGTCTTTTCATACTTTACCGGACATATTCGAATCCGGCATAACAAATACAATGAAAACGAGGAACTCATCCCGTTGCAGTTCGGTATCGATAATTACACCGCCGTCATGGCCGGCACGGAGAACATCGATACGGTGAAAGCGGTCGCGCCCCGCATCCAGTTCGGAACGGCATTGTACGGCTCGCCGCGGCTTTACATCAACGATATAATGGACTGGGATACATTCCTGAGCCTTTTAAAATCGGGAGACGATCCCGTCTTTTCCTTTCTCAGGGAAAAATATATCTATGTCAGGGAACGGCTTGCCTCGCTCGGAACGGAAATCCCCGGTCTCGCCGGCGTTGATGCCGAAAGCGATAAAATAGTGTTGGGCGATGTATTGTTCGGATTGAATGAAGCGCTCGAGCGCTACGTCGTTTACAATCCGGAACGCGACGCCGGTATTACGCTTTCGGAAGAAACCCGGCGGTTTACCGGGAGATCAGTCGCGTTCGAAGAAAGGATCCTGTTCAATCGATATTTCCTGGAAGACGCGTTTCCCGACCTGATCATGAAGAATCTCCGGGAAGGGAAAATGATCATCGGTATGGGCGTGGGCATGGATTTCGAAAGAGACAGGGCCTTTATCGATCTCGGGAAAAGATTACAGACAGGCGGACTGCCCCCGGTGGGAAAAGAGGCGAAAGAAATGGTACTCACGGCCGGACTCGCCGAAAAGCTGAACGCGACGGTCGGGGACAGAATCACCATGTCGACAAAGACAAAATACCAGGGGATGAACGGCATCACCCTCATCGTCACCGGTATCGTGAAACTTCCCATCGCGATGTTCAACGCGAGGGGTTTCTATCTCCCCATTGACACGGCGCAGGAACTGCTCAAGATGGGAAACTCCGTCACCGATATCCTCGTGCTGCTCAAAAGCGAGGGCGACATCAAAAAGACCGTTCCCCTCGTCAATAATGTCATCGGGGAAGCGCACCTCACCGACGTCGAAGCGCGTCCGTGGACGACCATCGATATGTATCCCGATTACATCACCCTCATCGATTATATCGGCTATATTATGGGGATGTTCTTTTTTCTGCTCGGCTCGACCGTCATCATCACCACGACGATGATGGTGATCTACGAACGAATGAGAGAAATAGGGACCGTGGCGGCGATGGGAATGACCGGCGGCCAGATCGTGAAGCTTTTCTTTCTCGAATCGTTCTATATCGGGGCGATCGCCTCTTTTGCCGGGGTGCTGCTCGGTTCGGTGGTGGCGATAGTCCTGGGAATCGTCGGGCTGGACTGGACGAAGGCATTCGAGACGATGGATTTCGCGATGTCCGGCCTTCTGAAACCGGCATGGGATATCGGGCTAGCCTCGATCGTATTCGTCTACTCGACCGCGGTCGCATCCATCGCTTCATTCTTCCCGTCGTGGAAGGCGGCGAAAATACAGCCGGTCGAAGCATTGAGGGCGGTATAA